A window from Polyodon spathula isolate WHYD16114869_AA chromosome 28, ASM1765450v1, whole genome shotgun sequence encodes these proteins:
- the LOC121302042 gene encoding cyclin-dependent kinase 5 activator 1-like, with protein sequence MGTVLSLSPSYRKAGLFEDGPATVGHYTAVQNSKNAKDKNLKRSSIISVLPWKRIVAVSAKKKSSKKVQPNSAYQNNVTHLNNENLKKSLSCANLSTFAQDPAQIPGSKTSTNVVSSVKKAPVSNSNTAAGTPKRVIVQASTSELLRCLGEFLCRRCYRLKHLSPTDPVLWLRSVDRSLLLQGWQDQGFITPANVVFVYMLCRDVVSSEVATEHELQAVLLTCLYLSYSYMGNEISYPLKPFLVESSKETFWDRCLSIINLMSTKMLQINSDAHYFTQVFADLKNESQKEEERSRLLIGLDR encoded by the coding sequence ATGGGCACTGTACTATCGCTCTCCCCCAGCTACAGGAAAGCCGGGCTGTTTGAAGATGGACCAGCCACTGTGGGCCACTACACAGCTGTGCAGAACAGCAAGAACGCGAAAGACAAGAACCTAAAGAGGAGCTCAATCATCTCTGTTCTTCCCTGGAAGCGAATTGTTGCCGTCTCAGCAAAGAAAAAGAGTTCCAAGAAGGTGCAGCCCAACAGCGCCTACCAGAATAACGTCACCCATCTCAACAATGAAAACTTGAAGAAGTCTCTCTCCTGTGCCAATTTATCCACTTTTGCCCAGGATCCTGCCCAGATCCCAGGATCCAAGACATCAACCAATGTTGTATCTTCAGTCAAAAAGGCACCCGTTTCCAACTCTAACACTGCCGCAGGGACCCCTAAAAGGGTCATCGTTCAAGCTTCCACCAGCGAGCTCTTGAGATGCCTTGGTGAGTTCCTCTGCAGGCGGTGCTACCGGCTGAAGCACCTGTCCCCTACAGATCCAGTGCTGTGGCTACGTAGTGTGGATCGATCCCTGCTTCTCCAGGGCTGGCAGGACCAGGGCTTCATCACGCCTGCCAATGTGGTCTTTGTCTACATGCTCTGTCGAGATGTTGTCTCCTCCGAAGTGGCCACCGAGCATGAACTGCAGGCCGTGCTGCTCACCTGTCTCTATCTCTCCTACTCCTACATGGGCAATGAGATCTCCTACCCGCTCAAACCCTTCCTGGTAGAGAGCTCTAAAGAGACCTTCTGGGACCGTTGCCTGTCCATCATAAACCTGATGAGCACCAAGATGCTGCAGATCAACTCCGATGCCCACTACTTTACCCAGGTCTTTGCCGACCTCAAGAATGAAAGCCAGAAAGAGGAAGAACGAAGCCGACTGCTCATTGGCCTGGACCGGTGA
- the LOC121301831 gene encoding 26S proteasome non-ATPase regulatory subunit 11, with amino-acid sequence MAAAAVVEFQRAQSLLSTDRNASIDILHSIVKREIQENDEEAVRVKEQSILELGSLLAKTGQAAELGGLLKYVRPFLNSISKAKAARLVRLLLDLFLDMEAATGQEVQLCLECIEWAKAEKRTFLRQALEARLVSLYFDTKRYQEALHLGSQLLRELKKMDDKALLVEVQLLESKTYHGLSNLPKARAALTSARTTANAIYCPPKLQAALDMQSGIIHAAEEKDWKTAYSYFYEAFEGYDSTDSPRAITALKYMLLCKIMLNSPEDVQALISGKLALRYAGRQTDALKCVAQASKNRSLADFEKALTEYRGELRDDPIISTHLAKLYDNLLEQNLIRVIEPFSRVQIEHISTLIKLPKGDVERKLSQMILDKKFHGILDQGEGVLIIFDEPPVDKTYEAALETIQNMSKVVDSLYNKAKKLT; translated from the exons TGAAGCGAGAAATCCAGGAGAATGATGAGGAGGCTGTGCGGGTCAAAGAGCAGAGCATCTTGGAGCTGGGGTCACTCCTGGCCAAGACAGGGCAGGCTGCAG AGCTTGGGGGCCTGTTGAAGTATGTGCGACCGTTCCTGAACTCGATCAGCAAGGCCAAGGCAGCCAGGCTGGTTCGCTTGTTACTCGACCTATTTCTGGACATGGAGGCAGCCACTGGCCAAGAGGTCCAGCTGTGCCTAGAGTGCATTGAATGGGCAAAAGCAGAGAAGAGAACCTTTTTACGTCAAGCTCTAGAG gCTCGCCTGGTTTCACTGTATTTCGACACTAAGAGGTACCAGGAGGCGCTGCATCTTG GGTCCCAGTTGTTGCGGGAGCTGAAAAAGATGGATGACAAGGCACTGCTGGTGGAGGTGCAGCTGCTGGAGAGTAAGACATATCACGGCCTCAGTAATTTGCCCAAAGCACGGGCTGCCCTCACTTCAGCCAGGACGACTGCCAACGCCATCTATTGCCCACCCAAGCTGCAGGCTGCCCTGGACATGCAGTCAG GGATCATCCATGCAGCGGAGGAGAAGGACTGGAAAACGGCCTACTCCTATTTCTACGAGGCGTTTGAGGGTTACGATTCTACTGACAGCCCCCGGGCCATCACAGCACTCAAGTACATGCTCCTCTGCAAGATCATGCTTAACTC CCCAGAGGATGTGCAGGCCTTGATAAGTGGAAAACTAGCTCTGCGGTATGCAGGACGACAG ACAGACGCACTGAAATGCGTGGCTCAGGCCAGCAAGAATCGGTCCTTAGCAGACTTTGAGAAG GCCCTGACAGAGTACCGAGGGGAGCTGAGGGATGACCCCATCATCAGCACCCACCTGGCCAAGCTCTACGACAACCTGCTGGAGCAGAACCTCATCCGGGTCATCGAGCCCTTCTCCAGAGTGCAG ATCGAACACATATCCACTCTTATTAAACTTCCAAAG GGCGACGTAGAGAGAAAGTTGTCCCAGATGATTCTGGACAAGAAGTTTCATG GGATCCTGGACCAGGGAGAGGGTGTGCTGATTATATTTGATGAGCCACCAGTAGATAAAACATACGAAGCAGCTCTTGAAACCATTCAGAACATGAGCAAAGTAGTGGATTCACTCTACAACAAAGCCAAGAAGTTAACATAG